The region GACGGTGTTAAATGGGCAATCGAGAACGGGTATGGTAGAAAGGAGGATGCAGACAGGTGTGAGGAGAACGGAGCGCTTGATGGAGCCAAACCAGAGGTTGTGAGCAAAAGAGCAAGAAACCGAGGAAGGGGCCAGCTCGGCACACTCGGCAGCGGTAATCATTTCCTCGAAATCCAGTATGTGGACAAGATATACGACCACGAAACTGCCAGAGCGTTTGGGCTGGAGGAAGGAATGGTTACCGTGATGATCCACACAGGCAGCAGAGGCCTCGGACACCAGGTATGTACCGATTTTCTGACCGTGCTTGACAAGGCCGTTAAGAAATACCGGATAAAGCTGCCAGACAGGCAGCTCGCCTGTGCCCCAATAAGCAGCAGAGAGGGAGAGGACTACTTTGGCGGTATGGCTTCTTCGGCCAACTTCGCATGGACAAACAGGCAGATCATAACCCACTGGGTGAGAGAAACGTTCCAGAAGGTATTTGGCATGAGTGAGGAAGACCTCGGAATGGACCTTGTTTATGATGTTGCTCACAACATCGCCAAGTTTGAAACCCATGTGGTCGAGGGGGAGAAATTCAGGGTCGTCGTCCACAGAAAGGGTGCGACCAGAGCCTTTGGACCTGGCAGTAAGGAAGTCCCGGCAATATACAGAGATGTTGGTCAGCCCGTGATAATTCCCGGAAGCATGGGAACTCCGAGTTACGTTCTCGTCGGGACAGAGAAGGCCATGGATGAAACTTTCGGCTCGACCTGCCATGGCAGTGGCAGGGTCATGAGCAGAGCGGCAGCGAAAAGAAAGCTGAGAGGAGACAGAATAAAGGCGGACCTCATGAAGGAGGGTATTTACGTCAGGGCCACGCACGGAGCATTGCTTGCTGAAGAGGCACCTCAGGCATACAAGAGCAGCGACGATGTTGTGAATGTCGTTGATCGGGCAGGTATCTCGAAAATCGTAGCAAGACTGAGACCGCTGGGAGTTGCAAAGGGATGATAAGGGAAATCAGCATTTCAGAAGGCATTAGGGCCTCGGATTTGATCAAGCAGATGAAGGACACTGCATACAATGCAAGAAGACTTGGCGAAGCTGCAGAAATCTACAGAGAGATGATTGAAAACAACAGCTTCATTTTTTTCACTCTTGCCGGAGCGATGATCCCTGCAGGAATGAGGGGAATAATCAGGGGGATCCTTGAAAAAGATTTTACAAGCGTTCTTGTAACGACCGGAGCCAACGTTACCCATGAAATAGCTGAGGCTCTCGGTTTCAGGCATGAAAGAGGGAGCGACGAGGTTGACGATGTTGAACTGAGCAGGGAGAACATAAACAGAATTTATGATGTCTTCATATCGAATGAAGCATTCGAAGGAGTCGAGGAATTTATTTCTCAGATACTGTCCGGGATGGATGGAAGATACACAAGCTATGAGCTTTTGTGGGAGATCGGAAGCCACCTTCCGAAGGATTCGTTTTTGAGGGTTGCTTACGAGAAAAAAATTCCTGTATTCGCCCCAACACTCCATGACTCGATTCTCGGTCTGCACATCTATATTTACGGCAGAAAGCTGGTGTATGATCCAATCAAAGACGTTGAGAAAATGGTTGATCTCTGTTTTCAGCATGAGAGATACGGAGTGGTCATCGTTGGAGGAGGCGTACCCAAGAATTTCACACTCCAGGCAATGCTGCTTGCACACGGCTACGATTATGCTGTCCAGATCACCACAGATTCGCCCCAGTGGGGTGGGCTTAGCGGAGCCACACTTGATGAGGCGAAGAGCTGGTGCAAGCTGAAGGAAAATGCGAAATCTGTAACAGCATACGTGGATGCGACGATAGCTCTGCCGTTGATTTATGCATATCTTGTTGATGAGCTTGGGGATAAATCCTGAGAAAAGTTATATAAAATCCAAGTACGAGGGAAGGTTAGATGATTGAAAGCTGGGAGGAATACAGAGTAATAAATGACGCGCTGAACAGGTTGGTAAACAATCTCGAAACCCTGCCCAAGGTAAAAAAGGCTATAGAGCATCTTATCAGGGCAGGAGGCAAAAGGACGAGACCTCTTGTGGTTTTGCTCAGTGCAAAGCTTGCGGGGGGAAAGTACGAGGATGTCATTGACATGGCAATGGCTGTTGAGCTGATTCACACCGCAAGTCTTGCCCATGATGATATCATAGATAGGGGTGTGGTCAGGAGAAATGTGGAAACTCTGAATGTTAAGTACGACCCGTCTCTGGCAATGCTCGTTGGAGACTGGCTCATTTCAAAATCTGTTGAGCTTACATCAAGGTATGGTCATGAAATTGTCAGGAATTTTGCAAGAACCGGTATGGTGATGAGCGAGGGGGAAATCCTCGACGTTTACAGTCTCACTGGTGATTTCAGCAGAGATGATTATTTCAGGTGTATTGAATCAAAAACTGCATCCCTTTTTGCTTTTTCAGCAAGAAATGCTTATAAATTCGTTTCAGGCGATTCTGAAGGTGCAGATAGGCTCTTCCAGTACGGACTGAATCTTGGAATCGCTTATCAGCTTGTTGATGACCTTCTCGAATTTCTGGAAATATTTGAAGAGAAGAAGAGCGAATTTGAGTCCATGACACTTCCGGTCATACTTGAGGCGAGGGTCGGCTTCAGAAATGCTGTGGACGAGGTGCTGGAACTGATCAGGAAATTTACCGGGATGAGCAAGGAGGCGCTCAAAACCTTCCCGAGCTGTGATGCGAAGGAAAAGCTCCTTCAGCTTGTGGACTACATGACCGTCAACATGATAAGGAACTATGTCACAAAAAACAGGGAGATAATCTCACTTCTTGAGGCGCACAATATCTGAGGAATTTCTGAAAACTCCTTCAATATCTTCTATTCCCGCACCTCTTAGAACCTTCACCGCCTGTTCCCCTGTTATGAAATCGAACGGAGAGTGGGAATCCGTGTTCAGTACGAGTTTGACCCCATACCTCTGCGCCATTTTTGCCACATGACCATTTGTCAGGCTGTGTCCTCTTCTCGAAGTAATCTCAAAATAAATTCCATTGTCCGAAGCAATTTCGCACGTTCTCTCGTCTACCAGTCCCGGATGGGCAAGTATGTCTATCTCTTCGTTTACAGCGCTAAGATTTGTGCCTTCCTTTACCGGTTCTGCAACCGTTTCACCATGCACAATGACGATTTCTGCTCCAAGCTCGCGGGCCATTCTGGCTGCCCTGCCAATGAGTCCGGGCGGGATGTGGGTCAGCTCAACTCCGGGAATCATCTTAATCTCATAATCCTCCATAAAATCTCTCAGTTTCAGAAGTGAGGATACGACATGATCCATGTTCGAGAAATCAACGTGGTCGGTGATTGCAAAAGCCTCATAGTTCAATGCCGAAAGCCTTCTGCATATTTCCGAGGGTATCAGCTCACCATCACTGAAAGTTGAATGGATATGAAGGTCAATCATACACAAGGGTTAAATAATGCCGGGATAATAATTTTTCCGTGGCAGGAATAAGAAGGCTTGTCCTGGATGTTTTAAAACCCCATGAACCGAGCAATCTGCTCCTTGCAAAGATACTCAGTGAGCTTGAGTTCGTTGACGGAGTAAACCTCAGCCTCTACGAAATAGACCAGAATACAGAGAACGTCAAAATTACAATAGTGGGCGATGATATGGATTTTGATGAAATTAAGAAAACGATTGAGAGTCTCGGGGGTGTGATTCACAGCGTCGATGAGGTTGTGGCGGGTAAAAGAATTGTGGAAACCGTGCTCACCGAACAGGACAGGTAACCGGGTAGATAAAACCAATAAGTTTTTATTGGGGTTTAAATTCTTTTTAAATCGATGGATTTGAATGTTTGCATAGTCGGTGCTGCGGGTGATGGTGTTAAAGAGGCAGGAGAGCTTGCGGCGGAGCTCTTTGCCCATTTTGGCTACAGCGTTTTTGTGTATCAGGAATACCAGTCCATAATTCGGGGTGGGCACAACGCCAGCATTGTGAGGATGTCGGACAGAGAGATAAATTCTCACAGAAAATACTTCGACCTGCTGATCTGTCTCGAAGATTACGCGTATGAACTGTACAAGCCCCATCTCAGGGGAGATCTGATCTACGATACCAAGTTCAAATGCGGGGGCATCGGCATTCCGATGACTGAAATCATCAAAGAAGAACAGGAACCCAACATTTTCAGGAATGCGGCATCGCTCGGTGCCCTCACCGCTTATCTCGACATTGAATTCGAAATTCTTGCAGGAATATTTTCGGACAGGTTTGGAGAAAGAGCCAAGGACGACATCACCATAGCAAAAGCCGCGTATGAGTATTACAGAAGCAGATACGATCCGAAAATGAAGCTCAAAAAAATAGGCAGAAGAAAAAAGCTTGTGTCTGGAGCGGTGGCAATAGCAGAGGGGTTGATTTCGGCAGGTTTGACCCATTTCTATGCCTACCCTATGACCCCGGCATCTCCAATTCTGCACCACCTCATAAAAAAGAGAGAAATCGTGGCATATCAGCCTGAAAGCGAGATTGCTGCTGTGGGCATGGCGATTGGAAGTGCTTATGCTGGAAAAAGAAGCGCTACCGGAACGAGTGGTGGGGGTTTTGCACTCATGGCCGAATCGATAAGTCTTGCCGGGATGGCAGAGATTCCCCTGCTTGTGATCGAGGCGCAGAGAACCTCACCATCCACCGGTATGGCAACATACCACGGTCAGGAAGACCTTTATTTTGCGATGCACCCGGCTCACGGAGAGTTTCCGATGGCTGTGGGATGCCCGTACAGTGTGGAGGATGCCTTTTACCTGTCTGCAGAGCTCATGAACATCGCATGGAAGTACCAGATTCCAGCCATTCTGCTCACCGATAAAAACCTCGTTGAAAGCTATAAAACGGCTGAAATCGAGAGAACTAATCTGATCGAAGAGATTGAAATTGTGGATAGCAGTGAAGGAGAATACAGGCGGTATGAAATAACAGAAAACGGAATCTCGAAATACGCAATACCTCCTGCCATTGTAAAGGCAAACTCCAACGAACACGACGAATTCGGTATAACCACCGACGATGCGTCGGTTAGAACTCAGATGCACGAGAAGAGGATGCTGAAAGAAAATCTGCTGAGAGAGGACATACGTGACAGGGCCTGGAAGTTCTTTTTAAGGGGTAAAGACACGGTTGTAACATGGGGGTCTACATTTGGTCCAGTTTACGAGGTTGCCGAGGAACTTGGATACAGTGTAGCGGTGCCGAGATACCTCAGACCGTTCATTAAACCCGGTCTTGATCAAGCCATCGTGGTGGAGCAGAACTATACCGGACAGCTTGCGAAACTTCTTGAGATGCACGGTGTTGAGGTTAGAAAAGTGAACAAATGGGATGGAAGACCGTTCACACCTGACGAACTCAGGGAACTTCTGGGGGGATAGGTATGAAGAGCAAGATAGAATGGTGTCCGGGATGCGGCAATTTTGGAGTCCTCAAGGCTTTCAGAAGGGTTATAGAAAGACTTGAGAGTGATGGGGTAGAAAGGGGCAGGATTGTTTCTGTTGCCGGGATAGGCTGTCATGGTAGAATGCCGGATTATCTCGATATACCCACATTCCACACAATTCACGGAAGAGTTCTTCCTCTGATGACCGGCATAAAGCTGGCAAACCCTGAACTTCTGGTTTCCGGATTTTCAGGTGATGGTGATGCTCTGAACGAGGGTATGGAGCATTTTGTGCATGCTGCTAAGAGAAATACTGATGTTGCTCTGTTTCTTCACAACAACCAAGTTTTCGGACTTACAACCGGTCAGTTCACAGCGACAACGCCCAGAGGAAAGAAAACGAGAACAACTCCAGCCGGAAACCCGGAATGGCCAATAAACCCGGCACTTATAGCCCTTGTATCGGGAGCAACATTCATTGCCAGGGGCTTTGCCGGAAATGTCAGCCAGCTATCTGATCTGATGTATGGCGCCATAAGGCACAGGGGATTCGCTTTTGTTGAAATCCTGCAGCCATGCATCACGTTCAACAACACCTGGGACCACTACCGGGAAAACGTTTACGTTGCTGAACCGGCAGAAAGTTTTGATGAAGCAGTAAAACTTGTCAGTGATGAGATGGCAACAGGATTGCTGTTCAGAACAGAAAAACAGACGTTTGAGGAGACCCTCCTCAGCTCACTGAAAGTGCCCAAAAAAGTTGTTAAAAGGATATGAGACCATGAGGACTTCAGTCAGACCCCTGAGGTTGTGTAAGATTTAGATGTTTCTTTCTTTCCACCAAGCATGGTGGAAATCGCCTTTATTATTCCACCCACTGATACAACGACCAGAATTCCTGCTGAAATCAATCCTCCAGCGAACAGAACATAAACAAACAACTCTCCTGACATATTCATCCCC is a window of Geoglobus acetivorans DNA encoding:
- a CDS encoding thiamine pyrophosphate-dependent enzyme; this translates as MKSKIEWCPGCGNFGVLKAFRRVIERLESDGVERGRIVSVAGIGCHGRMPDYLDIPTFHTIHGRVLPLMTGIKLANPELLVSGFSGDGDALNEGMEHFVHAAKRNTDVALFLHNNQVFGLTTGQFTATTPRGKKTRTTPAGNPEWPINPALIALVSGATFIARGFAGNVSQLSDLMYGAIRHRGFAFVEILQPCITFNNTWDHYRENVYVAEPAESFDEAVKLVSDEMATGLLFRTEKQTFEETLLSSLKVPKKVVKRI
- a CDS encoding DUF211 domain-containing protein, yielding MAGIRRLVLDVLKPHEPSNLLLAKILSELEFVDGVNLSLYEIDQNTENVKITIVGDDMDFDEIKKTIESLGGVIHSVDEVVAGKRIVETVLTEQDR
- a CDS encoding 2-oxoacid:acceptor oxidoreductase subunit alpha — encoded protein: MDLNVCIVGAAGDGVKEAGELAAELFAHFGYSVFVYQEYQSIIRGGHNASIVRMSDREINSHRKYFDLLICLEDYAYELYKPHLRGDLIYDTKFKCGGIGIPMTEIIKEEQEPNIFRNAASLGALTAYLDIEFEILAGIFSDRFGERAKDDITIAKAAYEYYRSRYDPKMKLKKIGRRKKLVSGAVAIAEGLISAGLTHFYAYPMTPASPILHHLIKKREIVAYQPESEIAAVGMAIGSAYAGKRSATGTSGGGFALMAESISLAGMAEIPLLVIEAQRTSPSTGMATYHGQEDLYFAMHPAHGEFPMAVGCPYSVEDAFYLSAELMNIAWKYQIPAILLTDKNLVESYKTAEIERTNLIEEIEIVDSSEGEYRRYEITENGISKYAIPPAIVKANSNEHDEFGITTDDASVRTQMHEKRMLKENLLREDIRDRAWKFFLRGKDTVVTWGSTFGPVYEVAEELGYSVAVPRYLRPFIKPGLDQAIVVEQNYTGQLAKLLEMHGVEVRKVNKWDGRPFTPDELRELLGG
- a CDS encoding histidinol phosphate phosphatase domain-containing protein, which produces MIDLHIHSTFSDGELIPSEICRRLSALNYEAFAITDHVDFSNMDHVVSSLLKLRDFMEDYEIKMIPGVELTHIPPGLIGRAARMARELGAEIVIVHGETVAEPVKEGTNLSAVNEEIDILAHPGLVDERTCEIASDNGIYFEITSRRGHSLTNGHVAKMAQRYGVKLVLNTDSHSPFDFITGEQAVKVLRGAGIEDIEGVFRNSSDIVRLKK
- a CDS encoding RtcB family protein, which gives rise to MENILKKITDYKWELPKSYKTGMRVPAYFYINRKLMEMLERDAMVQAANVATMPGIQVASLVMPDVHVGYGFPIGGVAAFDAEDGVVSPGGVGFDINCGVRLLTTSLKVDDVKPKIKTLVDELFVAVPSGVGSEGRLRVTDRELDEIFVDGVKWAIENGYGRKEDADRCEENGALDGAKPEVVSKRARNRGRGQLGTLGSGNHFLEIQYVDKIYDHETARAFGLEEGMVTVMIHTGSRGLGHQVCTDFLTVLDKAVKKYRIKLPDRQLACAPISSREGEDYFGGMASSANFAWTNRQIITHWVRETFQKVFGMSEEDLGMDLVYDVAHNIAKFETHVVEGEKFRVVVHRKGATRAFGPGSKEVPAIYRDVGQPVIIPGSMGTPSYVLVGTEKAMDETFGSTCHGSGRVMSRAAAKRKLRGDRIKADLMKEGIYVRATHGALLAEEAPQAYKSSDDVVNVVDRAGISKIVARLRPLGVAKG
- a CDS encoding deoxyhypusine synthase yields the protein MIREISISEGIRASDLIKQMKDTAYNARRLGEAAEIYREMIENNSFIFFTLAGAMIPAGMRGIIRGILEKDFTSVLVTTGANVTHEIAEALGFRHERGSDEVDDVELSRENINRIYDVFISNEAFEGVEEFISQILSGMDGRYTSYELLWEIGSHLPKDSFLRVAYEKKIPVFAPTLHDSILGLHIYIYGRKLVYDPIKDVEKMVDLCFQHERYGVVIVGGGVPKNFTLQAMLLAHGYDYAVQITTDSPQWGGLSGATLDEAKSWCKLKENAKSVTAYVDATIALPLIYAYLVDELGDKS
- a CDS encoding polyprenyl synthetase family protein; amino-acid sequence: MIESWEEYRVINDALNRLVNNLETLPKVKKAIEHLIRAGGKRTRPLVVLLSAKLAGGKYEDVIDMAMAVELIHTASLAHDDIIDRGVVRRNVETLNVKYDPSLAMLVGDWLISKSVELTSRYGHEIVRNFARTGMVMSEGEILDVYSLTGDFSRDDYFRCIESKTASLFAFSARNAYKFVSGDSEGADRLFQYGLNLGIAYQLVDDLLEFLEIFEEKKSEFESMTLPVILEARVGFRNAVDEVLELIRKFTGMSKEALKTFPSCDAKEKLLQLVDYMTVNMIRNYVTKNREIISLLEAHNI